In Geminocystis sp. NIES-3708, a single window of DNA contains:
- a CDS encoding restriction endonuclease subunit S — translation MMLSLPKYDCYKDSGVDWLGEIPQTWELTSGRTCFGQQEIKNKGNQETTVLSLSYGNIVIKPEAKLHGLVPESFETYQIVDVGNIIIRSTDLQNDKTSLRVGLVKNKGIITSAYLCFVTNEKIKPEFAYYLLHAYDLLKVYYGMGSGLRQNLSFTDFKYLKLPLPPLEEQERIVKFLDRKCEEVEKSIELKQRLIALLDEQKSIVINQAVTKGLNPNAPMKDSGIDWLGDIPAH, via the coding sequence ATGATGCTTAGTTTACCTAAATACGATTGTTATAAAGATTCTGGGGTTGATTGGTTGGGGGAAATTCCTCAAACATGGGAGCTTACTTCTGGGAGAACTTGTTTTGGTCAACAAGAAATCAAAAATAAAGGTAATCAAGAAACAACAGTTCTTTCATTAAGTTATGGCAATATTGTTATTAAACCAGAAGCAAAATTACATGGTTTAGTCCCTGAGTCATTTGAAACTTATCAAATTGTTGATGTAGGAAATATCATTATTAGGTCAACTGATTTACAAAATGATAAAACAAGTTTAAGGGTAGGTTTAGTTAAAAACAAAGGTATTATTACTTCTGCTTATTTATGTTTTGTTACAAACGAAAAAATTAAACCAGAATTTGCTTATTATTTACTTCATGCCTATGATTTGCTGAAAGTATATTATGGAATGGGATCTGGATTAAGACAAAATTTAAGTTTTACTGACTTTAAATATCTTAAGTTACCTCTACCACCATTAGAAGAACAAGAAAGGATCGTAAAATTTTTAGATAGGAAGTGTGAGGAGGTGGAGAAATCGATCGAACTCAAACAAAGATTAATCGCACTGTTAGACGAGCAAAAGTCGATCGTTATTAACCAAGCCGTCACCAAAGGCTTAAACCCTAACGCACCCATGAAAGATAGCGGTATTGATTGGCTTGGCGATATTCCAGCTCATTGA
- a CDS encoding restriction endonuclease subunit S produces MANSFEKNDILFGKLRPYLAKVHLAENSGCCTTEALVLRFKIDCKQKYYFYFLISRRFINLVNSSVYGSKMPRASWDFIGLQIIPIPPIEEQEKIVEYLEQKTAEIEALKEKTLQQIEKLKEFKQILIAEAVTGKIKV; encoded by the coding sequence ATAGCAAATAGTTTTGAAAAAAATGATATTTTGTTTGGAAAATTAAGACCTTATTTAGCAAAAGTTCATTTAGCCGAAAATAGTGGTTGTTGCACTACTGAGGCTTTAGTTTTAAGATTTAAGATAGATTGTAAGCAAAAATATTATTTTTACTTTTTAATATCAAGAAGATTTATAAACTTAGTAAATTCTTCTGTATATGGTTCAAAAATGCCCAGAGCGAGTTGGGATTTTATTGGTTTGCAAATAATTCCAATTCCCCCTATTGAAGAACAAGAAAAAATAGTGGAATACTTAGAGCAAAAAACAGCAGAAATAGAAGCATTAAAAGAGAAAACATTACAACAGATAGAGAAACTAAAAGAGTTCAAACAAATCTTAATCGCCGAAGCAGTGACAGGCAAAATTAAAGTATAA
- a CDS encoding tyrosine-type recombinase/integrase — MLNLTTPLLFSAKYHFSPPPVKKKSDGEREYLRLDEINAMIKVARKVGRHGVRDSTIILEMFRHGLRTAELVALRWDYIDSKGGHIDIHRVKHGHDTIHPLRSPELRALHELKRKYPESSYVFVSERHAPLTTRTIRHIIARAGKLASIPFPVHPHQLRHACGYYLASQGHDTRAIQAYLGHKNIHYTVRYTDISPQRFESFWQD; from the coding sequence ATGTTAAATTTAACCACTCCACTTCTGTTTTCGGCAAAGTATCATTTTTCACCACCTCCAGTGAAGAAAAAATCAGACGGTGAAAGGGAATATTTACGTCTTGATGAAATTAACGCCATGATCAAAGTAGCACGAAAAGTAGGAAGGCATGGAGTCAGAGATTCAACGATTATTCTTGAGATGTTTCGTCATGGACTAAGGACAGCCGAATTGGTAGCATTAAGATGGGATTATATAGATTCAAAAGGAGGGCATATTGACATACATCGAGTAAAACATGGACATGATACGATACATCCATTACGTTCTCCAGAACTAAGAGCTTTACATGAACTTAAACGCAAGTATCCAGAAAGCAGTTATGTCTTTGTTTCTGAGCGTCACGCACCCTTAACTACCCGTACTATTCGTCATATTATTGCGAGGGCTGGGAAATTAGCATCTATCCCCTTTCCAGTACATCCACACCAATTACGTCATGCTTGTGGTTATTATTTGGCATCTCAAGGACATGATACCAGAGCAATTCAGGCTTATCTAGGGCATAAAAATATTCATTACACCGTTCGTTATACAGATATATCTCCCCAGAGATTTGAATCTTTTTGGCAAGATTAG